The Candidatus Beckwithbacteria bacterium sequence TGGGAGTATGACGTCACTGCTTTGGGTTTTAAGTATCAAATGAACGACTTGGCCGCTTCCCTTGGTCTGGTCCAGTTTAGGGAGTTAAAGCAGCGCAATAGAGCCAGAAAATTAATTTTTAAACATTACAATCAAGCATTTAGAAAATTAAACTGGGTTAAAATCCCGGTCGTTAAGCCTTGGGCTGAATCCAGCCACCATAACTATTTTATTAAAGTTGACCGTAAAATCAGGAATAAACTGATTGACTATTTAAACCAGAAAGGCATCAGCGCCAACGTCCATTATTTGCCGAACCACTACTATAAAATGTTCAACAATTTTCCTCATGAGGTGCCGGTTACCGAGTCAGTCTGGCAGGAGATTGTCTTATTGCCGATCTTCCCCGATTTATCCACCACTGATCAGGGAAAAATTATTCAGGCAGTTTATGACTTTAACTAAAACCAGTTTTACCGGCGCCTTTTGGTTAGGCTTATTAAAAGTCGTGATTAAGGCCTTTTCTTTCCTTAAAATCGTGATTGTTGCCCGGATCTTGTCCCCGACGGATTTGGGTTTGTTCGGGATTGTTCTCCTGCCTTACGGTCTGGTAGAGGTAATGACCGAATCCGGGATTAATCAGGCATTGGTTCAAACTCAAAAAGATGTCCGCAGTTATTTAAGTTCTGCCTGGGTGGCCTTTTTCTTCCGGGGCATCCTGATCGGTGGCCTTTTGTACCTGTCGGCGCCGTTGATCAGCCGTTTTTACGGCCGGGACTTAAATTTGGCGATCAGACTGATCAGTTTAACTCCGGTTCTTAAGGGTTTAGCCAATCCGGCAGTGGTATTATTCCTTAAAAACTTAAATTTTAAAAAAGAGTTTGCTTATCAATCTTTAGCTTCGATTGTGGAGTCCCTGGCCACAATTATTTTCGTTCTGGTTTTAAGAAATATGCTCGCCTTGCCCTTGGGGGTAGTTGTCGGCGGTTTAGCTGCCTTGGTCTTTTCCTTTGTTTTTGCCCCGCTTCAATTAATTAAAGTGAGTTTTAACAAAATTAAAGAGCTGTATCATTACGGTAAATGGGTGACGATCGGCACCTTTATGTCCTTTATCAACGATCAGGGGGACGACTTCTTTGTCAGTAAATTTTTAGGCGCTTATCCCTTAGGCCTTTATCAGACTGCTTATAAAATTTCCAATCTGCCGACCACCCAGGGTGCCGGTTTGATTTACTCGATTATCTTCCCGATTTTTTCTTCGATTCAAACCGACAAGGTTCGTTTGCGCCGGGGTTTGCTTAAATCTCTAGCCATCACTTTTGTTTTAAGCCTGACTTTTGCCGCTGGTGTTTATCTGTTTGCCCCGTTTTTTGTCCGTCTTTTCTTAGGTGAAATTTGGTTAGCGATGATTCCGGCCTTAAATGTCCTGCTACTGTTTGGCATTACCCGGCCGTTAATTTCTGCCGGATCGGCTGTTTTTGACGCCGTTGGCCAACCCAAAACTGTCGCTTCCATTAATTTAATCAGGCTGTCGTTGATGGTAATTTTACTCTATCCCTTGACTAAGCTTTGGGGGATTGTCGGTACTTCCTGGGCCGTCGTCATTGCCCAAATTAGTGTTTATCCCTGGTTTGTAATTAAGCTTAAAAAAGCCTTGTCGGTGACGACGAATTTGCGTGCGTCATAAAGCCGGTCGTAGTTCCGGTAATACCACTCCAAGTTTTGGGTAATTTTTTTTACCGAACTTTTCAAATTATCACTATAAAAATCCTGATTGAGAATCCCTTCGGCACAACGGGCTTTTGTGGTTGTTAAAAACAGCCGGCGGCAGAACCAGGCGTCGCTGAACACGTTCGGCCAGCCTTCCCCTCTGGTGGGTAGGACCATTAAACTGCTTTTTAACACTTGTTTGTAATAAGCCTTTGGTTTTAGATTGTGGGCAATTTTTAACTTCCAACCTGAAGGGATAATTGTTTTTAACCTATCCACCCCTTTTTGGCGGGACAATCGGCCGGCATATAAGATTATTTTCTCTCTGTTTATCTTTAATTTTTTTATTAGATCGATATTTTCCTGACTTAAGCCGCCGCTATACCAAATTAATTTTTTATTTTTGCCGAAAGGTTTAGCTACCGCCGTTGATTCTACCAAGACATATTGGCATAACCAAACAATCAATTTAGCTCTCCAAGTAGGCACAATCACGCTGTCCATTTTAATAATTACTTTATTGTCAAAGAGTTTTAAAATTAACAGCTTAAGCAAAAGATGTTTTTCAAACGGATAAAGCCAAACCCGGTGCCAGCACTTAAACAAACTGCCCCACTCATTTCGGTCAATGACCTTTCTAACGGAATAGCCTGATTTTTCCGCCGCCGCCATAAAATAGCCGATATTTTTGTTGGCATAAGTCGGATGCCATTCATAGTGGCGGACCAAAATTCTTTGCCTCGGGGGGATTCGCGAAAAAACCAGCACATTTTTATGCCA is a genomic window containing:
- a CDS encoding lipopolysaccharide biosynthesis protein; the protein is MTLTKTSFTGAFWLGLLKVVIKAFSFLKIVIVARILSPTDLGLFGIVLLPYGLVEVMTESGINQALVQTQKDVRSYLSSAWVAFFFRGILIGGLLYLSAPLISRFYGRDLNLAIRLISLTPVLKGLANPAVVLFLKNLNFKKEFAYQSLASIVESLATIIFVLVLRNMLALPLGVVVGGLAALVFSFVFAPLQLIKVSFNKIKELYHYGKWVTIGTFMSFINDQGDDFFVSKFLGAYPLGLYQTAYKISNLPTTQGAGLIYSIIFPIFSSIQTDKVRLRRGLLKSLAITFVLSLTFAAGVYLFAPFFVRLFLGEIWLAMIPALNVLLLFGITRPLISAGSAVFDAVGQPKTVASINLIRLSLMVILLYPLTKLWGIVGTSWAVVIAQISVYPWFVIKLKKALSVTTNLRAS